From Psychrobacillus sp. FSL K6-2836, a single genomic window includes:
- a CDS encoding DeoR family transcriptional regulator, with protein sequence MKPTTDRMLTRIKDMYMFIRDNGTVTTQDLVNEFGITPRTIQRDLNVLAFNDLVISPTRGKWTTTNKRVKLTS encoded by the coding sequence ATGAAACCAACTACTGATCGGATGCTAACTCGAATAAAAGACATGTATATGTTCATCCGGGATAATGGAACAGTTACAACACAAGACTTAGTCAATGAATTTGGCATCACTCCTCGCACGATTCAACGAGATTTGAATGTGCTTGCTTTTAATGACCTAGTCATTAGTCCTACCAGAGGCAAATGGACCACGACGAACAAACGAGTTAAATTGACATCTTAG